A region of Ferruginibacter albus DNA encodes the following proteins:
- a CDS encoding DUF1573 domain-containing protein, translated as MQKAKYLPFIIVFFFVSCAMKDKKRNNNIVDDNEQAMKDIAEKDTTSVQVLDTIFNFGTIKQGDKVEHDFVFTNTGKKSLVFPQEPQASCGCTVPRRPEKPVFPGQNDVIKVVFNSAGKRGHVVKTVRVFSNAHPGFPQLVLTGDILVDSTKN; from the coding sequence ATGCAAAAAGCAAAATATCTTCCTTTCATTATCGTCTTCTTTTTTGTTTCATGTGCCATGAAAGACAAAAAAAGAAACAACAATATTGTAGATGACAATGAACAGGCGATGAAAGATATTGCTGAAAAAGATACGACTTCTGTTCAGGTACTTGATACCATTTTTAATTTCGGAACAATTAAACAAGGAGACAAGGTGGAACACGATTTTGTTTTTACCAATACAGGAAAAAAATCGTTGGTATTTCCGCAGGAGCCACAGGCTAGTTGCGGGTGCACCGTTCCTAGACGCCCGGAAAAACCGGTATTTCCAGGGCAAAACGATGTTATCAAAGTGGTATTCAACAGTGCAGGAAAACGTGGTCATGTTGTAAAAACGGTAAGAGTTTTTTCCAATGCACATCCCGGATTTCCACAGCTGGTTTTAACCGGAGACATCCTGGTAGATTCAACTAAAAATTAA
- the nusB gene encoding transcription antitermination factor NusB, producing MISRRNIRVKVMQSLYAVDSMNEVKPGEAQSILTKKMEQSRRLFIYLIYFITETARYVETDARQRASKHLPTAGDLNLNTKIAGNELLWKIIENSNYIAAINEIKPEHIIDKELLKKIYQSLTESEEYKEYVGIAARDKKSEKDILEFIFNTLLLPNESFINHVEEHFINWDDDAEMMQQLVLNYLQKSSIYDYKEIAGKDKLDFAKSLLQTVLDKKDITMEMLKPKLKNWDADRIASLDLIIIQMGICEFLYFETIPTKVTINEYIDLAKEYSTPQSGQFINGILDNIHKELSAENKIHKVTFKNSTL from the coding sequence ATGATCAGCAGAAGAAATATACGGGTGAAAGTGATGCAGAGTTTATACGCAGTGGACAGCATGAACGAGGTAAAACCCGGTGAAGCACAAAGTATTCTCACCAAGAAAATGGAACAAAGCCGCAGGCTTTTTATCTACCTTATTTATTTTATTACCGAAACTGCCCGTTATGTAGAAACGGATGCCCGGCAAAGAGCTTCCAAGCATCTACCTACAGCAGGAGATCTAAACCTAAATACCAAAATTGCAGGCAATGAACTGCTTTGGAAGATCATTGAAAACAGCAATTACATAGCTGCCATTAATGAGATAAAGCCGGAACATATTATCGATAAAGAATTGTTGAAAAAGATCTATCAATCTTTAACTGAATCAGAAGAATATAAGGAATATGTTGGTATTGCTGCAAGGGATAAAAAATCAGAAAAAGATATTCTTGAATTTATTTTCAACACACTGCTTCTCCCGAATGAATCATTCATTAATCACGTAGAAGAGCATTTTATTAACTGGGATGATGACGCTGAAATGATGCAGCAATTAGTTTTAAATTATTTGCAGAAATCCTCTATTTACGATTACAAGGAAATAGCCGGTAAAGACAAGCTGGATTTTGCCAAAAGTCTTTTGCAAACAGTATTAGACAAGAAGGATATAACTATGGAAATGCTGAAACCCAAGCTCAAAAACTGGGATGCAGACCGTATAGCATCGCTTGATCTGATAATAATACAAATGGGCATTTGTGAATTTTTATATTTTGAAACAATCCCCACCAAGGTTACCATTAATGAGTATATCGACCTGGCAAAAGAATACAGTACACCGCAAAGCGGGCAATTCATTAATGGGATCTTAGATAATATTCATAAGGAATTATCGGCTGAGAATAAAATTCATAAAGTAACTTTTAAGAATAGCACGCTGTAA
- the coaE gene encoding dephospho-CoA kinase (Dephospho-CoA kinase (CoaE) performs the final step in coenzyme A biosynthesis.), which yields MLRVGITGGIGSGKSTVAKVFETLGVPVYYADDAAKRLMNENNELKEELQKQFGKETYLNGTLNRPYLSSLVFNAPEKLTLLNSIVHPATIIDAENWMSRQSAAYVIKEAALIFESGSQEQLDKVIGVYAPVPLRILRAMKRDSISREDVLARMDKQISEIIKMRLCDHVITNDEQKMLIPQVLELHEKLSKEG from the coding sequence ATGTTAAGAGTTGGCATAACAGGCGGCATCGGCAGTGGAAAAAGCACTGTAGCCAAAGTGTTTGAAACATTGGGTGTACCTGTGTATTATGCCGATGACGCCGCCAAGCGTTTGATGAATGAGAACAATGAACTAAAAGAAGAATTACAGAAGCAGTTCGGCAAAGAGACCTATCTTAACGGCACATTAAATCGTCCCTATCTTTCTTCCCTTGTTTTTAATGCTCCTGAAAAATTAACACTATTAAATTCTATTGTTCACCCGGCTACTATTATAGATGCTGAAAACTGGATGAGCCGTCAATCTGCAGCTTATGTAATCAAAGAGGCTGCTTTAATTTTTGAAAGCGGATCACAAGAACAATTGGATAAAGTGATCGGCGTATATGCCCCTGTTCCACTTCGTATTTTAAGAGCAATGAAAAGAGATAGTATTTCAAGAGAGGATGTATTGGCAAGAATGGATAAACAGATCAGCGAAATAATAAAAATGCGTTTATGCGATCACGTTATTACTAATGATGAACAGAAAATGTTGATACCGCAGGTTCTGGAGTTACATGAAAAGCTGTCTAAAGAGGGTTAA
- the yajC gene encoding preprotein translocase subunit YajC yields MQLPSIFLMTAQGGQQGGSGFSFIFLGLMILIFWLFMIRPQAKKAKEQKKYIENLQKGDKIVTIAGIHGTINKVNEDGTISLEVSPGSYLKIEKSTISMEMTAAVNKKAAGTTETKA; encoded by the coding sequence ATGCAATTACCTAGTATTTTTTTAATGACAGCACAAGGCGGTCAGCAAGGCGGCAGCGGATTCTCTTTTATCTTTTTAGGATTAATGATCCTGATCTTCTGGTTATTCATGATCCGTCCGCAGGCTAAAAAAGCAAAAGAACAAAAAAAGTATATTGAGAATCTTCAGAAAGGAGATAAAATAGTTACCATTGCAGGCATACATGGCACTATCAACAAAGTAAATGAAGATGGTACCATCAGTTTAGAAGTTAGTCCTGGCAGTTATTTAAAGATAGAAAAAAGTACTATCAGCATGGAAATGACGGCTGCAGTAAATAAAAAAGCGGCTGGCACTACCGAAACAAAAGCGTAA
- a CDS encoding DUF2851 family protein encodes MNEALLQYIWQFQYFNKQELQTTEGEPISIIFPGLHNTNQGPDFTNAKIKINNTTWYGSVELHLRSSDWEDHDHAADKNYQNVILHVVWLHDKEVNISFPTVELQAIVPKILLNRYNDLMNDRSFIACENLVGNMDDIIWLSWKERLLIERLQKKSQLIFQYLDDSNNHWEETFWWLIARTFGAKVNSDAFEKIARSVSTNILAKHKHQIHQLEALLFGQAGLLETVHEEDYPILLQKEYHFLSNKYQLAPVKNALYLLRMRPSNFPTVRLAQLAALIQQSEHLFSKIKEAVSLKEVKDLLDVTANDYWHYHYTFNHPASYKIKKTGTQMINSIIINTIVPVLFAYGYKNNENSYKEKALLWLTQTAAESNVITKGFDAIGITSKQAFDTQALLQLKNEYCNNKRCLECAVGNKLLKSQ; translated from the coding sequence ATGAACGAAGCACTACTGCAATACATCTGGCAATTTCAATACTTTAATAAGCAGGAACTGCAAACAACAGAAGGAGAGCCGATCTCTATAATTTTTCCCGGGCTTCATAATACCAATCAGGGACCCGATTTTACTAATGCAAAGATCAAAATAAATAATACTACCTGGTATGGGTCGGTTGAGTTGCATTTACGATCTTCTGATTGGGAAGATCATGATCATGCAGCAGATAAAAATTATCAGAATGTAATTCTGCATGTAGTTTGGTTGCATGATAAAGAGGTCAATATTTCTTTCCCAACAGTAGAGCTGCAAGCCATTGTTCCTAAAATACTTTTAAACAGGTATAACGACTTAATGAATGATCGGTCATTTATTGCCTGTGAAAACCTGGTAGGTAATATGGATGATATTATATGGCTTTCATGGAAAGAACGTTTGTTGATCGAACGACTGCAGAAAAAATCACAGCTCATTTTTCAATACTTAGATGATAGCAATAACCATTGGGAAGAAACGTTTTGGTGGCTCATTGCTCGTACATTTGGCGCCAAAGTAAACAGTGATGCTTTTGAAAAAATTGCCCGCTCTGTTTCTACAAACATACTTGCCAAACATAAACATCAAATTCATCAACTGGAAGCATTACTCTTTGGGCAGGCAGGATTGTTAGAGACTGTACATGAGGAAGATTATCCAATACTTTTACAAAAGGAATATCATTTTCTGTCCAATAAATATCAATTAGCGCCGGTAAAAAATGCGTTGTATCTTTTGCGTATGCGCCCATCCAATTTTCCAACTGTTCGGTTAGCGCAGTTAGCAGCGTTGATACAGCAGAGCGAACATCTTTTTTCAAAAATTAAGGAAGCCGTTTCTTTAAAGGAGGTAAAAGATTTATTAGATGTGACTGCGAACGATTACTGGCATTATCATTATACATTCAATCATCCCGCATCTTATAAAATAAAAAAAACAGGCACACAAATGATCAATAGTATTATCATTAATACCATTGTGCCGGTATTGTTTGCCTATGGCTATAAAAACAATGAAAATTCATACAAAGAAAAAGCCTTATTGTGGTTAACACAAACAGCCGCAGAATCAAATGTTATTACAAAAGGGTTTGATGCTATTGGCATTACAAGCAAGCAGGCATTTGATACGCAGGCGTTATTACAATTAAAAAATGAATATTGTAATAATAAGCGTTGCCTTGAGTGTGCAGTTGGAAATAAATTGCTAAAAAGTCAATAG
- the lipA gene encoding lipoyl synthase gives MNELPVIDGVVEQKPKKPNWLRVKLPIGEEYKHVRNLVDTHKLHTICESGNCPNMGECWGEGTATFMILGNICTRSCGFCAVATGKPDPVDWDEPQRVAEAIHLMKVKHAVITSVDRDELQDQGSTIWYNTVKAVKALNPDTTLETLVPDFRADINCIQRIIDAAPEVVSHNIETVERLTKQVRIQAKYWRSMETLRALKQGGMRTKSGIMLGLGETKDEVIQTMQDLRDSNVDVVTIGQYLQPTRKHLSVDRFVHPDEFKELREIGYNMGFDYVESGPLVRSSYHSEKHVIAGWGRNKWLEEKQVQG, from the coding sequence ATGAATGAATTGCCGGTAATAGACGGAGTGGTAGAACAAAAGCCCAAAAAGCCTAATTGGTTGCGGGTGAAGCTGCCCATAGGCGAAGAATATAAACACGTACGTAATCTTGTAGATACACATAAGCTGCATACTATTTGCGAAAGCGGTAATTGCCCGAATATGGGCGAATGTTGGGGTGAAGGAACGGCAACGTTCATGATATTAGGTAATATTTGTACACGCAGCTGCGGCTTTTGTGCTGTAGCTACCGGTAAGCCGGACCCTGTTGATTGGGATGAGCCTCAGCGTGTGGCTGAAGCTATTCATTTGATGAAAGTAAAACATGCGGTTATTACTTCTGTAGATAGGGATGAACTGCAGGACCAGGGAAGTACGATCTGGTACAATACCGTAAAAGCAGTGAAAGCATTAAATCCGGATACGACATTAGAGACATTGGTGCCCGATTTCAGGGCTGATATAAATTGCATTCAACGTATTATTGATGCAGCACCGGAAGTGGTTTCTCATAATATCGAAACGGTTGAACGCTTAACAAAACAAGTCCGCATACAGGCAAAATACTGGCGTAGTATGGAAACACTGCGTGCTTTAAAACAAGGCGGTATGAGAACCAAAAGCGGCATCATGTTAGGTTTAGGTGAAACGAAAGATGAAGTGATCCAAACCATGCAGGATCTTAGAGATAGTAATGTAGATGTTGTTACGATAGGACAATATTTACAGCCTACCCGCAAACATTTATCTGTAGATCGCTTTGTACATCCCGATGAATTTAAAGAATTGCGTGAGATCGGTTATAATATGGGGTTTGATTATGTTGAAAGCGGACCATTAGTACGTTCCTCTTATCATTCTGAAAAACATGTTATTGCCGGTTGGGGAAGAAATAAATGGTTGGAAGAAAAACAAGTACAAGGCTAA
- a CDS encoding OsmC family protein has product MTATIAYEGNLRCNAMHLQSGTSIETDAPTDNRGKGERFSPTDLVCTALGTCMITTMAMKAMDMNIELKGTTIEVKKHMLADPRRIGKIDVAVSFLPDLNLSDKDRTILERVGDNCPVIKSLHPDIELNIAYKW; this is encoded by the coding sequence ATGACAGCAACGATCGCATATGAAGGAAATTTAAGATGTAACGCTATGCACCTGCAAAGCGGCACTAGTATTGAAACAGATGCTCCTACCGATAATCGGGGGAAAGGAGAACGTTTTTCACCGACCGACCTGGTTTGCACAGCCCTTGGCACTTGCATGATAACAACCATGGCAATGAAAGCGATGGATATGAATATTGAATTAAAGGGCACCACCATCGAGGTTAAAAAACATATGCTTGCCGATCCAAGAAGAATTGGAAAGATCGATGTAGCAGTATCCTTTTTACCGGACTTAAACCTGTCTGATAAGGATAGAACTATTTTAGAAAGAGTGGGTGATAATTGCCCGGTTATAAAAAGTCTTCACCCTGATATTGAATTGAATATTGCATATAAGTGGTAA
- a CDS encoding co-chaperone GroES — MAKKLNITPLHDRVIVQPAAAETKTAGGIIIPDTAKEKPQRGVVLAAGPGKKDEPVTVKAGDTVLYGKYAGTEINVDGTEYLIMRESDILAIV, encoded by the coding sequence ATGGCTAAGAAGTTAAACATTACTCCTTTACACGACAGAGTAATTGTGCAACCGGCCGCTGCTGAAACAAAAACTGCAGGCGGTATTATTATTCCTGATACAGCGAAAGAAAAACCACAACGTGGTGTTGTGTTGGCTGCCGGCCCCGGCAAAAAAGACGAACCTGTAACAGTTAAAGCAGGCGACACTGTTCTTTATGGTAAATATGCAGGTACCGAAATCAATGTTGATGGTACTGAGTATTTGATCATGAGAGAGAGCGATATTTTGGCAATTGTTTAA